A region of Paraburkholderia largidicola DNA encodes the following proteins:
- a CDS encoding Y-family DNA polymerase — MRVFLAVHLPKLPLEVFRPRWSPEPEHGSAVLEKDKVAIADGAARAAGVRLGMKRGGVLTLSPETALYERDIARENATQREVGIALMKFSPDVTLLDEATVLVEVGGSLRLFGGLLPLCRQAKAILDALGLTARISAAPTGQGAWLLAKHGNRRVLQLASLERVLEPLPMLAVPEIRPFADWFSGLGCESIADVRRLPRAGLQRRCGEHLLDSLDRAFGTAPELFDWLELPPTFSARLELPDRLEHADGAVFAAHRLIVQLCGWLCAKQLAVTAITLSFEHERGREAIAPTSIDIALGEAAWHEDHLLRLVKERLHRLTLEAPAIVLRLDASKVDAAAPATDQLFPQPGGSPADHARLIELLIARNGEENVLRPAPTADYRPEIANRWVSINHVEKKMQLPKGLPRPTWMLATPVRLLMRQHRPFYGSPLKMVSPGERIEAGWFDGALVTRDYFVMQGEDRSCYWVYYERVSSRDAEEEPRWFLHGLFG; from the coding sequence ATGCGCGTCTTTCTCGCCGTCCACTTGCCGAAGTTGCCGCTCGAAGTGTTCCGACCGAGGTGGTCGCCTGAACCCGAGCACGGCAGCGCAGTGCTGGAGAAAGACAAGGTCGCGATCGCCGACGGCGCGGCCCGTGCAGCGGGCGTGCGGCTAGGGATGAAGCGGGGTGGCGTGCTGACGCTGTCGCCGGAAACGGCGCTGTACGAGCGCGACATCGCACGCGAGAACGCCACGCAGCGCGAGGTCGGCATCGCGCTGATGAAGTTTTCGCCCGATGTCACGCTGCTCGACGAAGCGACGGTGCTCGTCGAAGTCGGCGGGAGCTTGCGGCTTTTCGGCGGACTGTTGCCGTTGTGCCGTCAGGCGAAGGCGATTCTCGACGCGCTCGGACTGACGGCGCGCATCAGCGCCGCGCCGACCGGGCAGGGCGCATGGCTGCTGGCGAAACACGGCAACCGGCGTGTGCTGCAACTCGCATCGCTCGAGCGCGTGCTCGAGCCGCTGCCGATGCTCGCCGTGCCGGAAATCCGTCCGTTCGCCGACTGGTTCAGCGGTCTTGGCTGCGAATCGATTGCCGACGTGCGCCGTCTGCCGCGCGCCGGCCTGCAGCGGCGCTGCGGCGAGCATCTGCTGGATTCGCTCGACCGCGCATTCGGCACCGCGCCGGAACTGTTCGACTGGCTCGAGCTGCCGCCCACGTTCAGCGCGCGCCTCGAATTGCCCGATCGTCTGGAGCATGCGGACGGCGCTGTGTTTGCCGCGCATCGGCTGATCGTGCAGCTATGCGGCTGGTTGTGCGCGAAGCAACTGGCCGTGACGGCGATCACGCTGTCGTTCGAGCATGAGCGCGGCCGCGAAGCCATTGCGCCGACGTCGATCGACATCGCGTTGGGCGAGGCCGCATGGCACGAAGATCATCTGTTGCGTCTCGTGAAGGAGCGGCTGCACCGCCTCACGCTGGAGGCGCCCGCTATCGTGTTGCGGCTCGATGCATCGAAGGTCGACGCTGCCGCGCCTGCCACCGATCAACTTTTCCCTCAACCGGGCGGCTCACCGGCGGATCACGCGCGCCTGATCGAACTGCTGATCGCGCGCAACGGCGAAGAGAACGTGCTGCGTCCCGCGCCGACGGCCGATTACCGGCCCGAAATCGCGAACCGCTGGGTGTCGATCAACCACGTGGAAAAGAAAATGCAGTTGCCTAAAGGCTTGCCGCGTCCGACATGGATGCTGGCGACGCCCGTGCGACTGCTCATGCGCCAGCACCGGCCATTTTATGGCTCGCCGTTGAAGATGGTATCGCCGGGGGAGCGGATCGAAGCGGGCTGGTTCGATGGCGCGCTCGTCACGCGTGACTATTTCGTGATGCAAGGGGAAGACCGCAGCTGCTATTGGGTTTATTACGAGCGCGTCAGCAGCCGCGATGCCGAAGAGGAACCGCGCTGGTTCCTGCACGGCCTGTTCGGATGA
- the tnpA gene encoding IS66-like element accessory protein TnpA: MDSLVSTKFMVGTKVDKTWDERSAGSAYKRPNFPTEFKRQLVEQSFEPGASVALIARSNDINANLLFKWRRLYLAGEYGLPTLPEGAAPKPTQQAPSLLSVDVVAEAASHTPPTAVTTVRSPEDLCEIEFDRARLRVRGNVSPDMLRLLIRELTR, from the coding sequence TTGGATAGTTTGGTATCCACCAAATTTATGGTGGGAACCAAAGTGGACAAGACGTGGGATGAGCGCTCCGCAGGCAGCGCATATAAACGGCCGAACTTTCCGACCGAATTCAAGCGGCAACTCGTCGAACAATCGTTCGAGCCGGGTGCGTCGGTAGCGTTGATCGCGCGCAGCAACGATATCAACGCGAACCTGCTGTTCAAATGGCGGCGGCTCTATCTGGCAGGAGAGTATGGTTTGCCAACGCTCCCGGAGGGCGCGGCGCCGAAACCGACACAGCAGGCACCTTCGCTGTTGTCTGTGGATGTCGTCGCTGAAGCAGCCAGCCATACGCCACCGACGGCAGTCACGACAGTACGGTCTCCAGAGGATCTTTGTGAGATCGAGTTCGACCGTGCGCGCCTGAGAGTTCGCGGCAACGTGTCACCGGATATGCTGCGCCTGCTGATTCGGGAGCTTACCCGATGA
- the tnpB gene encoding IS66 family insertion sequence element accessory protein TnpB (TnpB, as the term is used for proteins encoded by IS66 family insertion elements, is considered an accessory protein, since TnpC, encoded by a neighboring gene, is a DDE family transposase.) has protein sequence MIGLPAGTRIWIAAGVTDMRAGFQGLAAKVQTALEENPLGGNVFIFRGRRGDLIKILWATEDGLWLLAKRLERGRFIWPQADGGKVHLTHAQLSMLLEGIDWRQPRRTAALSVL, from the coding sequence ATGATCGGCCTGCCGGCTGGCACTCGCATCTGGATCGCTGCCGGCGTCACCGACATGCGCGCCGGTTTTCAGGGGCTGGCGGCGAAGGTGCAGACCGCGCTCGAGGAGAATCCGCTGGGCGGCAACGTCTTCATTTTTCGCGGGCGGCGCGGCGACCTGATCAAGATCTTGTGGGCCACAGAGGACGGGCTTTGGCTCCTTGCGAAGCGGCTCGAACGAGGGCGTTTTATCTGGCCGCAGGCTGACGGTGGCAAGGTCCATCTGACCCATGCACAACTGTCGATGTTGCTCGAAGGCATCGACTGGCGTCAGCCGCGTCGAACGGCGGCGCTATCGGTGTTGTAA
- the tnpC gene encoding IS66 family transposase, which yields MTDDVPLPDDVDALKALLIEARAQLAERDIEIEQLKAQIDKLRRMQFGRKSEQLDRQIERLETKLEDLTGGRGAADVRRARASGTSAPVGTTAPKEALPPHLLREEHVLDTGSNCPNCGNAMQPLGEDVSEQLARVAAAFKVIRTIRRKAVCPCCHHFSQPPMPVLPIERSIAHPSLLADILVSKFADHQPLYRLSEIAARDGVTLDRASMGRWVGQCEELCRPLTEALRRYVMASFKLHADDTPIPVLAPGNRKTRTGRLWVYVRDDSRSGSTEPAAVWFAYSPDRKGIHPQSHLAGFEGILQADAYGGFNELYEGGRIREAACWDHARRYLYDVHVRTPTEATRHVLELIGELYGIEAHIRGAPPGERRQVRQHKSIPVLAAINAWMTHKRATLSAKSELTKAINYSLNQWDALVLYCDDGRVEISNALAENALRCVSLGRKNFLFAGSDSGGERAAAMYGLIGSCKLNGINPLSYLEYLLTHIADHKINRIGELLPWNVADRLPVLSPPPISL from the coding sequence ATGACCGATGATGTCCCACTGCCGGATGACGTCGATGCGCTCAAAGCCTTGCTGATCGAGGCCCGCGCCCAGCTTGCCGAACGTGATATCGAGATCGAGCAGCTTAAGGCTCAGATCGACAAGCTCAGGCGGATGCAGTTCGGCCGCAAATCCGAGCAATTGGACCGCCAGATCGAGCGGCTCGAAACCAAACTGGAGGATCTGACGGGTGGGCGTGGTGCCGCCGATGTTCGCCGTGCCCGCGCGTCGGGTACGAGCGCGCCAGTCGGTACGACGGCCCCGAAGGAGGCGTTGCCGCCGCATCTGCTGCGCGAAGAGCACGTGCTTGACACTGGTTCGAACTGCCCGAACTGCGGCAACGCCATGCAACCACTTGGCGAAGACGTGTCTGAGCAACTCGCCCGTGTCGCCGCCGCGTTCAAGGTGATTCGCACAATCCGGCGCAAGGCAGTCTGCCCCTGCTGTCATCACTTCTCCCAGCCGCCAATGCCGGTGCTACCGATCGAGCGCAGCATTGCGCATCCGAGCCTACTGGCAGATATCCTCGTTTCGAAGTTTGCAGATCATCAACCGCTGTACCGGCTATCGGAGATTGCTGCGCGTGACGGCGTCACGCTCGATCGCGCCAGCATGGGGCGCTGGGTCGGTCAGTGCGAGGAGCTCTGTCGTCCGCTGACCGAGGCGCTGCGTCGCTACGTGATGGCGAGTTTCAAGCTGCATGCGGACGACACGCCAATTCCTGTGCTGGCGCCCGGCAACAGGAAGACCCGCACGGGCCGACTGTGGGTCTATGTTCGCGATGACAGTCGCTCGGGATCAACGGAGCCGGCGGCGGTCTGGTTTGCATACTCGCCCGACCGCAAAGGCATTCACCCGCAGAGCCATCTCGCCGGATTTGAGGGCATCCTGCAGGCCGACGCATACGGGGGCTTCAACGAGCTGTATGAAGGCGGCAGGATCCGTGAAGCGGCATGTTGGGATCACGCCAGGCGATATCTGTACGATGTTCATGTGCGTACACCCACCGAAGCGACAAGGCATGTGCTCGAGCTGATTGGCGAACTTTACGGAATCGAGGCCCATATTCGCGGCGCACCGCCAGGCGAGAGGCGGCAGGTACGACAGCACAAGAGCATACCGGTGTTAGCGGCCATCAATGCATGGATGACACACAAGCGCGCGACACTGTCAGCAAAGTCGGAACTGACCAAAGCGATCAACTATTCACTCAATCAATGGGACGCGCTCGTTCTGTACTGTGACGACGGTCGCGTCGAAATAAGCAACGCGCTGGCCGAAAACGCCTTGCGCTGCGTAAGCCTGGGGAGGAAGAACTTCCTCTTCGCAGGCTCCGACAGTGGAGGGGAAAGGGCTGCGGCAATGTACGGCCTGATCGGGTCATGCAAGCTCAATGGGATCAACCCCCTCAGCTACCTTGAATATCTCCTGACCCACATCGCCGATCACAAGATCAATCGCATCGGTGAACTCCTGCCATGGAATGTGGCAGACAGACTGCCCGTCCTGTCACCTCCACCGATCTCCCTCTGA
- the imuA gene encoding translesion DNA synthesis-associated protein ImuA has protein sequence MSSAATRAEEIHPSLWRASQIARGGRRTLDTGYPALSTELPGGGWPIGALVDLLVQVPGVGEMRLLRPALSSLGDRPIALVQPPHIPDGLGLDYIGLSLDSLLQVKAPKSSDAFWSAEQILRAGTCGALILWAQHAQASSLRRLHLAAQSSETLFIMVRPLASAQDSSPALLRLALRPSADGLMVDIVKRRGPTRAEPLSIPLQPTPVLFSRHARLSRRPLAEVAARSVPTEVVA, from the coding sequence ATGTCATCCGCAGCCACGCGTGCCGAAGAGATTCACCCATCGCTATGGCGAGCCTCGCAGATCGCACGCGGCGGGCGGCGCACGCTTGATACCGGGTATCCCGCGCTATCCACCGAGTTACCCGGCGGTGGCTGGCCCATCGGCGCGCTGGTCGACTTGCTGGTTCAGGTGCCGGGAGTCGGTGAGATGCGACTGTTACGGCCTGCATTGAGTTCACTGGGCGATCGCCCCATCGCGCTGGTACAACCGCCGCACATTCCGGACGGCCTTGGCCTCGATTACATCGGACTCTCCCTCGACAGCCTGTTGCAGGTCAAAGCGCCCAAAAGCTCCGACGCCTTCTGGTCCGCCGAGCAGATTCTGCGCGCCGGCACCTGCGGCGCACTCATCTTATGGGCGCAGCATGCGCAGGCGTCATCGCTACGTCGGCTGCATCTGGCTGCGCAGTCGTCCGAGACGCTCTTCATCATGGTCCGGCCGCTTGCTTCGGCTCAGGACTCATCGCCGGCTTTACTGCGGTTGGCGTTACGACCATCGGCCGACGGTCTGATGGTCGACATCGTGAAACGACGAGGCCCAACACGCGCGGAGCCTCTGTCGATTCCTCTTCAACCCACCCCTGTTCTGTTTTCCCGTCATGCGCGTCTTTCTCGCCGTCCACTTGCCGAAGTTGCCGCTCGAAGTGTTCCGACCGAGGTGGTCGCCTGA